GCCGTGTTCACTTTCAAATTTGGGAATTCCTTTCCGGTAGGAAAAACTGTAAATCATGACCTTTAAAGATGCATTTTCTGCTTTTTTCTTGTCAACCGGCAACCATTTGGAGCCGGTAATACTTTCTGCAACAGCTAAAATGGAAGGAATTGAAAAGTTTTGATTGAGCCGATTGGCAATTTCTTTAAAATTGGCTGCTGCCAATGGGATGCTGTTAATAAAATGCTGTTTTCTTTCGTAAAGGCCCCTGAATCCATAGGCCCCCAATAACTGCATACATCTCAGCAGCACAAACCCATCATAATAATGCCTGAAAAGCGTTGGGTCAAAGTCGGGTAAAATTTTTGATACTTTACCGAGATAATAGTGAAGCAATTCTTCCCTTAAGTCTTCGGTTAAATTAGAGCGCGCCTGATACAGCAAAGAAGCAAGATCATATTGCAAAGGGCCTTTTCTTCCTCCCTGATAATCTATGAAGTAAACCCGATTGTTAAATAACATGATATTTCTTGCCTGACAATCGCGGTGCATAAAAAATTGGTTGCCGGCTTGTAGTAAAAATTCGGTAAGGTTGTTAAAATCTTCTTCTAATGCGTGTTGGTCAAAATCAATTTGAAGGAATTTGAGAAAGTTATACTTAAAATAATTGCAATCCCACATCATAGATTGCTTGTCAAACGCTTCACTCGGATAACAAACCGAAAAATCCAGGTCTTTGAACCCCTTTATTTGTAAATCTATCAAGGCATCTAATGTATCGAGGTATGCCTGTTTCATTTCCGGGGTAAAAGCGCTGTTTCTGTTACGATACGGGTAGATAAAATCGAATAACGTCAAATCGCCCAAATCTTGCTGCAGGTAAATGCTCAGGTCTTTTGATGCACCATAAATTTCAGGGACCGGCAATGATTTTTTTCTAAAATGAGCGCTGAGCTCTAAAAATGCTTTGTTTTCTAAAAGGTCTGAATTATAGGCTCCAATGGCAGTATGGCTATCATTGGCTAAACGAAAGTACCGGCGATAAGAAGCGGAAGGAGGAATAGGTAAAATAATGTTTGGCGCTTTACCACACCAATTTATAAACAATTCGGCTAATTGCTTTTCTATCAATGTTTGTTCGGTCATATAAAAAGTAGTAAAGTTTCATGTTGCATCAGGTAATACAAATTGCTTGTAAAATTACGTTATTTGCAACGTTGTTCGATTGTTTTGCTTCAACAACCTTAAATTTGCAGTTTGATCATTTTGTCTTATAAAAGACAATTCAAAAATTCCAACCTGATTTATGATTATTTTTCGCATTCTGTACAATATCTGGTCGGTATTCCTTTTTTGTCTGTTAGTTTTGATTGCAATCGTGGTTGCGTTACTGACAGCCCCTTTAAACGAGAGAGGACGACTACGCTATTTACTCCGTTTTTGTCAGTTTGGCATTAAAACATGGGCTTTTCTGACCGGGGTAAAAATTAATATTATCAACAGTCATTTTGTGGATCCCGAAAAGGAGTATGTGTTTGTTGCCAACCATATCGCTAATGGTGATGTGATCATTATGACTGCTGCCATAAAAAATATTTTTACCGCAATTGGTAAAAAAGAAGTGGAAAACATTCCTTTTATGGGCTACCTGTTTAAAAGAGTATGTGTGTTGGTGGACAGAAAAGACCCTGAAGACCGCAAAAAAAGCGTGGAAGAAGTAAAAAAAAGGGCAAAACACGGATTGTCTGTAACCTTGTTTCCCGAAGGGACATTTACCGATGAAGCTACCGTGCCGCTTCTCCCCTTTCATTCCGGTGCTTTCAGAATTGCTGTTGACCTTCAACTTCCTATTGTTCCAATGGTATTGATCAATGTTCGAAGTTTGCTGACCAATAATAAATTGCCGGTTCATCCGTGTACCATCACCTGTATTTATACAGAGCCGATAGATATTACCGGGTTAACGCACGACGATGTGCCTGAACTCAAGGAAAAAGTTTTTAAAAGGATTGAACAAATGGTGATTGAACACGAGCCTTTGTTTCAACATTTAAAAACACCTCAGTTAGTTCAACAAGATTAATCTATTCATTTCTTTATCACCCTAATCATGTATCAAACTCCATTCAGACTTTTTACTTTTCTCCTTATTTGTTTGACTATTCCGTTTTTGTCCATGAGCAACAAATCCGCCTATCAGGTATTTACCGGTAATGGAGACGTATCCTCCTATGAACATTTGCTCAAAGAAGCTATGCGAGCCGATGTGATTTTGTTTGGTGAGCTGCATAATAATCCAATCTGCCATTGGCTGCAATTAGAGCTTACCCAAGACCTTCACCAAACAAAAGGGGATCTTTTGATTCTTGGGGCTGAAATGTTTGAATCGGACAACCAATTGCTGGTTGATGAGTATTTGAAAGATATGATCAGCAAAAAAAGCTTTGAGGATGAAGCGAGATTATGGAAAAACTATACAACGGACTACAAGCCATTGCTGGAATTTGCCAAAACGAACAAGTTGCCATTTGTTGCAACCAATATACCCCGAAGATATGCCTCTGCTGTATTTTCAGGCGGGATGGAAACATTAAACCGGTTAAGTGCTGAGGCAAAAACCTATATTGCCCCACTTCCAATCGAAATTGATTTAACGCTTCCCGGTTATCAGGCAATGTTGAATATGGGCGGACACGGTGCTGAAAACTCGGAAAACATGCCTAAAGCACAAGCGGTTAAAGATGCTACGATGGCTTATTTTATCGGAAAAAAGTGGAATAAGGGTAAACAATTTATTCATTATCACGGAACCTATCACTCTAATAATTATGAGGGTATTGTCTGGTATCTGAAAAAGCAAAATCCGGAAATCAAAATACTAACTATTGCGAGTGTTGAGCAAAACAATATTCAGCAATTGGAGGAGGATCATCAGAAACTTGCAGATTTCATTCTCTGCATTCCCTCCAATATGACCAAAACTCATTAAACAGAAAAGAAATCCGCAATTTTTTATTGGTCAGATGTACTTTAACTTTCCTTTAAAGTCTTCCAGCTTTTTATATCCTTTTGCTTCCATCAGGATTTGCAATTCCTGAGCAATTCGCATAAAACAGGAAGTGCCTTCCCGCATAAACTGGGTGCCAATCTGAACGGCAGATGCTCCGCAAAGTATATGTTCAAAAGCATCTTGACCGTTTTTAATGCCGCCGCAACCTATGATTTGTATTTGATTTGGCAGTAAGCGGTAAAACTGATGAACATTTGCCAAAGCGGTTGGTTTGACATAATCTCCGCCCAATCCTCCATAGCCGTTTTTAGGCTTAATTGCAACTGTTTCTGTTTGGGCATCTATCACTAAACCATTTCCGATGCTGTTGATACAGGTTACAAATTTCAGCGGATATGCTTTTAAGATATCCGCCATTTGCTCAAAATGGATGATGTCGAAATAAGGGGGCAGCTTAACTCCTAAAGGCCTTTCTGAAATGGAACAAACTGCGTCCAGTACTCTTTGAACCTGCTCAAAATCATAGCCTGTTTGTGGTTTTCCGGGAACGTTGGGGCAGGATAGGTTTAGTTCTATAGCATCAATTCCTGTTTCATGGCTTAGTTGAGTAATGATGGATACATTTTCCTCAAAACTTAATCCGGAGACTGAAACAAAATAAGGTTTTTTGCTGGATGCTTTGTGTTGTTTTGCGTAATCCGAATAAAAACGAAAGCCTTCATTGGGCAAACCCATCGAATTGATGCTGCCCAAAATTGTTTCATAATATCGCGGGCTTGGGTTTCCTTCTCTGTACTCAGACGTACAGCTTTTTGATAAAACCGCACCGGCATTGCTTCCGGCAATAGCTTTGAGTTCTTCGGCAGTGGTACATCTTGCGCCTGAAGCATTGTACAAACAAGTATCCAATTCAATATCCCCAATCAAAGCGGCTAAAGATGGCAGTACCATAACGCTTAAATCTTGTATTAATCAATCCGTTCGTTAATTACCTCCCCCCATTTTGGAGCTTTTGCCGGAATTTCCCGGTAAAGTTCGTGTAAATGTTCGTGATATTCAACTTCGATGGTATGACGATGGGACTCTGAATATCTTTTTCTGATTCTTTTCAGGTCTTTTTCTATTTCTTTGTTGATGTTTTCAGGCATTTGATAATTACCTGCTATGTAGTTTGCAACCAATCTGGAGTGAGCATCCGATAAAGGCCATATACAACCCATTGGTTGTACTAATCCGATAAAAAATAAGTTTCGAAACTCCGGATGAAAAACCCGTTTATATAATGGCACTTCATTGGAAGAATAATCTATCAGCTTCTTATCGAAAAAGGGAAACGTAATATTGAAACCGGTAGCGGCAATAATACAATCAAAATCTTCCGCTTTTCCATCTTTAAAATGCACGGTCAATCCGTCAAAATACTCTATATCCGGACGAGGATGAATTTTTCCATGCCTTAGCATGTACAACAATTCGGAATTGGCAGTAGGATGTGCTCCTAAAATATTGTGTTTGGGTTTTTGAAGCCCATACATCGTCATATCTCCTACAATTATCCGATGGGTAAATTTTAATAATGGCAATCTTATCCATCTGGGTATTTTAATAAACCTCGAATGAACAATGTCTGATGGTTTTCCGAACATAAATTTTGGTACTATATAATATCCTCTTCGCATACTGATAGCAGTGAAGGCAGATACTCTCGAAGTTTCAACCGCAACATCACAGGCAGAATTACCGCCGCCTATTACCAGGACTCTTTTGCCTTTAAAAGCCTGATTGTTTTTAAATTCGTGAGAATGTAGGAACTGTCCGCTATAATTACCCGGATAAACAGGAATTCGCGGATTCCAGTGATGTCCGTTTGCTACGATCAGAAAGTCGAACAATTCTTTGCTTCCGTCATGTAAGGTGATTTCCCATTGGCGTTTTTCATTGACCGGCTCTGCTTTAACGACTTCCGTATTAAACTGAATATAGTTGTACACTCCAAAATGTCGGGCATAACTTCTAAAATACTTCAACAGTTGTTCGTGTGACGGGTAATCGGGATAGTCATCCGGCATTGGAAAATCAATGTATTCAGACAGTTTTTTAGAACTGATGATATGGGTTGTTTCAAAAACGCTGGAATGACTGACCTGGGGTGAATAAATCCAGTTGCCGCCTATATCCTCGTTTTTTTCATAACAAACCAAGTTTTTAAACCCAACTTGGAGCAGATTTTTAACCGCAGTAATTCCCGAAGGTCCTGCACCGATTATGCAAATTCTGGAAAGCTGATGTTCAATCATGATTGATAAAATACGGTGTGTTTACTGTTTGTTCAGATTTTCAATGTTTACCGTCAATGGATGAAGCATAAGTTTGGCTTCTGTATAACTTTGCCTGGCGCAGGGTTTCATCTTCATCATACCGGTAAAAAAACAAAGCCCCCAACATACAAAAAAAAGCAGCCACTACTGCCGTTGTTCTGATTCCTGTAGGATTTTCAATGCTGTTGCCCATCAATAAAAGCGAAGGGAAAATTAAATTTGCCAAAGAAATTCCCATTTTCATCATAAAGGATCGGGCAGCAAAGAATATAGCCGCCTTTTGCCCCCCGGTTTCAATGGCATCTGCCTCTACCATGTCGGCAACCACGGCGTTTGGTAAAATGCTGAATATGGCAATGGGAATACTTCCAAAGATGCCCAATAAAACAATCTGGGTTACGGAATGAAAAGGGTATTTCCCCAAAAATGCCAGCATAAAATATAATATGGTAAACCAGGCGAATGAAAGCACCATCAATTGTTTTTTACCCCATTTCCGGGCTAATATATTTACCGGCACATAAAAAACGAAACTCAATCCCAACATACCGGTTAAAACCATAGAACTGTACTGAACATCTAACTGAAGTAATACACTGACATAGTAGGCAATGCCCATTTGAATAAAGGTGAGCGCAAGCCAGTACATCAGGTCGGAAACTGCGAAAAATTTGAAATTGCGGTTGTTTAACAAAGACCGAATAGCGGCATAAGGTGACTCGTTGGTTGGTTTTGAAACGCAGTATTTTGCTTCATTGACAAAGATTACCGGTATTGCCATTAAGATGGCCGCTAAAACTGCATAACCGGCAATTACCCATCTGAAAGCTTCGACATGAGAAAGCAGAAAATGCTTTTCTAAAAGATGTTGAAATGTAAAAACCTGTGTTCCTATGCCATAACCCAAAGCAAAAGTTACAGATAATAAAGAACTTATGGTTAGTCTATCATCCGGTGAATGTCCAAGTTCACTGATTAAGGCTGAATATGGCACCACGTAAATGGTCATAAACAGATATAAAAACATGACCGTGATAAACAGCCAAACCACGTTAGCACTACTTGTAAAAGGGGTAAGCGGGATGAAAATCAGGAAAGAAAACAAGGCAAACGGAATAAAACCAAGGAGCATCAACAAACGTCTTTTGCCGAAACGATAGGTTGCCCTGTCTGACCAGTTTGCAATTAAAGGGTCGGTAATGGCATCGAACAAACGCCCTGAAAATGCGAGCAACCCGATAATTGTGCCGAAACCAAAAACAGCGCCCTGATAGATATAGGCTGGAAAAACTGAGGTATTGTTTTCTGTCTGGGGAGGCATATAATAATAGATCAGCAGGTTTGCGATGCCATAGGCCGCTAAAGACCATCCCATTTGACCTAATGCGTACATCAGCTTGATAAACACCGGGGTTTTAACCTCCGAAATACTTTTGCCCATTGCTTTTCGTTAATGCCTTTTTTAACTCTTGCAAAAGTGCAGCCATTTTTTCATTTTTTTGTTAAGAAAAGTCAAACGGCCAAACATCTTGCCCCCTGTTTTACCAAAAACAAAAAAATTGATGTTAATTTTGCAAATTCAAAGCAATATATCCCTACATTGCTCCCATTAGACCCATGATTATGAAACGATTTCCACCCCCTTTTTATATACTTTTTTGGTTTTTGATGAGCCTCCCCTTTTATCAGGTTAAAGTACAGGCACAGGACGATTTGCTTGTTTCCGATACAGAGATGATGCCTTCAAAAAACCGGTACATCGGCAGTTCTCAGTTTTTCGACATCAGCGGAGTTTGGGTCAATGAAAACGACCAAACCAGACGGATTGCCAAAATGGAAATTTCCAAAACCATAGTGAATACTTATCGCCTCCAACCTTTTTTTGCACTTGGAGACAAAGAACTGCCCATTCAGGAAGTGCCACTCGACATTTCTGAACGCGAACTTTTGTATGTTACCAATATTCTTGAGGCAAAATGTATGGTATTGCCGATAACGGTGGACAATCAGCAAAAGTTAAAAGTGTATTCTATCATTGTAAATCCCGCTGGTTTGTGGACGGGAATGGCTACTGATGTGATGGTTCGCCGGAGTGATGTTGCGCCAAAGTCAACCCGCACTAACGATAGTATGAGCCTGGTTAAAAAAGACGGATTTTCTGCTTTGAATGAAATGAAAGGATATTGGATCAATGAATGGGAAAACAATGTCATCATACCCCGATTTCAACTGATAGACGATGGGAAAAAACTGACCAAGTTGAAATTGTATCGCATGATAAATGGTAAAGCCAAAAATATAGGCGAATATAATTTTGCCGGTCAGGACAGCACAGACTATACTCAAGTAGTGGAATGGTGGGAAGGGGAACTCAAAAACATCATGCGCCTCCGGCCTTTGCGCTTTGACGGAAACACAGTTGGCATTGATATGGTTATGGAAGAAATATACCGCGAAGGAGCACCTAAAAATATATTCCGCCAGTTTTTTGTCAAAGACCCCAATGCAGAAAAGAAAGAAGCAGCAGAATTAGTCATTAAATCGCTCGAAGGGGAATGGATTAACCTGAACCCTAAAAGCCCGACTACGAGGGTTTATATTAACAGCGAAGGTGAAGCGGAAATCTGGGGACGATGTGACAGCAGCCCTGACGGACAATGTCAGATAAGCAAAAAGGAACTTGCCCCGATGAACGACAATATGGTGGGGTTTACAGCAGAAAGTATGTCGTTTTACCGGACTGTCGAAATAGATATTGACCTTGACATTAACCATTACTTTAAAAACGCTTCTCCACAGATATTTACCCTCAGCACCGAAATCGAAGATATAGAAGGAATAAAAATGCCCATCATGCGTACCGAAGTTTTTAAACGAAAAGGGGCGATTATTCCGCCGGAAGCTATAGGATTAAATTAATCTTTCCGAGCTATGAACCTCAATTGTTTATTATTCCTGCTCCTTTCTTCATGTTTTCTCCTGTTTTCAGGAGGATGCAAGAAACAGGAAATTGTTGATGTTCCCGACAACCAAAGCCCGTGGTATGATGAAATCCCTACCATCATTGTCAACAATTATGTCAATAAGGTTTTTATTGACCTTATCGGGCGGGAACCCACAGACGAAGAATTAGAAACCGAAACTACCCTGCTTCAAAATGCTAAGCTTTCGTTTGCTTCGCGTGATGCCCTGATAGATAAGTTGCAAAACAGCACCCAGTTCGTTCCGGTTGACAGTACTTACAGGAGGGCTTACTATCGCTGGCTTTATGAACAATCTAAATCGCGGTTTATTGAAGGGGCTTCGATTGATGCCATATACGAAGAACTTGGAAACCTGAATTTTGCATTAACGCTTGCCATCGAAGCCGGTGATACTACTTCTGCTGAATATCTCGGCGCATTAGAAGGTGTTCAGGACATACATAAACTGATTGCTGCCGACACGCTATTTGAACAAGGCTTTATTGATGTTCTTGAGTTTACGAGACGCATGTTAGACAATGCGATTTATGACAAAATCAATATGAATTCTTTTAATCTTGTCAATGCGGCTTTTGATGACCTTTACCACCGTTTTCCGACCATTAACGAGTTTGATGCGGGTTATACAATGGTTGAAAATAACGAGCCGGCAGTCTTATTCGGACATAGCGGAGCCAGCAAAAACACTTTTCTTTACCTGATGACTCATTCTTCGGAAATGTATGAAGGCATGATTATCTGGGCGTTTCAAACCCTGCTTGCTCGCAGACCCAATACAATGGAAGTTTATGCGCTGTTGCCGCAGTTTCTTGCAAACAAAAACTTCAAAAACATCCAAAAATCCATCATCCGAACGGATGAATACGGGCATTTTGATTGAACAGCTCAGTCTTTTTATAAGGCGGTTCTATTTACTGCAATGACATCTATGTTTTTTGCTTTTGCTGTTCCTTTTTCCGCAGATGATTCTGATTTTTTTCTTTTGCTGTTTGGTTATCTCAGATGATGCAGAGATTTTTGCAATTAGCGCTAATTTTTTCTTTTACTCTGATTGGTTTGCCGTAAAGAACACAGTGTTTTTGTAAATGCTGTTTCAATTATCAATTATCACTGTTCTTCAAATTCGGTAAATGAGGCTTGGAGATAGGTTTGATAGATATTGTTTTCGGGCAGCATTTGCAGTCCTATATGAGGAAAACTTAGAAAATAGGTTTTGTTTTCTTCCAGACTTTTTTTCTTGCTGCCTTTTAACTTGGCACTCATAAACGGATATATCTCTTTGCTTTGTACGTACATATAAACGTTTGACTGCCGTTCAAAACTGTTGAAGAAAGCTTTGTATCCTTCGGTTTCGGGCAGTGAATTGCCGGATTGATAGTCGTCAATGATTTTTTTCATCAAATCTTCGCTGTCGCATAGTACAAGGTATTGGTCTATCAGGGCTAAGTAGGGTTTTTCAAAGTCTTTGAGCAAACCTCCTCCAAGTTTTCGGAGCATTTTAGCACCGGGTAGTTTGATAATTCGAACCCCGTTATGTGTTTTCTTTTTGTCGTTCTGAAAGATGCTCAGGGGGTTTAACTGGTCTAATGTTTGTAAAATGCTTTCTAATTTTTCGGCTACTTTCTCTTTGTTGTTGCCCGTTGGAATTACCGCTACATAGGTCTGCTTGGTATCGTTTACCCCATTTGGCACCATTGCCAATGCTATTTCCTGATCTATCCATTCCGGCATCTCCTTACTGAGTTCTTTTTCTATAAACTCCCCTATTATTCCCTTATCGTCGTCATTTTCTCCTGCCATTTCACCGAGGGCATTTCTAAAATCGCCGAAATCGTCGAAACAAAGACTGAGATAGAACGAAGTATTTGAAGGCAAAACATTGTGCGCCTGAATAGGGGCTTTTCCGACTTTGGTGATTGCCTTTAAATACGATTTGCTGTCAGGATTTAACAGCGATTTACCCTTGAACTCCATCGTTTCGTCGCCAACCTTCACATTTAACCCCGAAAAATTGAGCATGTTTATCGCTTCTTTTAACGGGGGTGACATGGTCGAGGCATAACAAGCCACCCAATCGTCCACAGTGCGGTACTGGAGGTAGAAGTTTGAAATTCCGCGGTTATCGGTCAATTGTTTGATGTAATTAAAATCAGGATTGGCTGATACGGACTTTTCCGGTGTCGTGTCTATGGCTTTTTTGAGCAGAGGCAAATGATAAGAGGCTAACAGGGCATTGTTTTTTAGGCAAAAACTCAGGGTTGCACCGGTTTCATCGGTCATTTTGTAAATAATCAGTTCGCCGTAGGGTTCTTTACCTATCTTATAGCCACCGGTTTCCATCACCTTTATCAGCGAAGGCAGGGCTTGTTTCAATCGCCCGATGCTGTTGAGGTTAATCAGGTACAAATAGTCATAATCCCTGCCGGTTTCGGTGATATGTGCCGAAATCAGGAGATTGTCTGATAGTATCCGGTTGAGCAGGGTTTCTTTTCCATACAATACCTGCTCCAGATTGACAACCGACTTATTCACTTCTGCCAAATACTCGTTGGTTTTTAAGTACTTCCAGATCTTGCCTTTGCTGAACTGTTGCCATTTATCAACAGGCTGTTCCATTTCGGTGATGTAAATGGCATTTGACGGAATTAGAGTGTATAAATCAATGGGGGCGGCTTCCGGCTCGAGGTTTATATACAAATAGCCTAAATATCCGCACAATGCGAGAAAAATGAGCATCAGAAATTTTTTCATAACAGGGTCTGAGGTTAGAATTTTAAGCGTGTCAATTTTTGGATAATCAATATAAATCTAAAGATTCTGATTTGGATTGGTTTTGAAATTGTGTTTAGAGAGTTTTTGCTTTTTTGGCAAATAGATTTGAAGTCTTCCATTTACACAATGATTGGGCAATAAACCCTAATCCCTAAACATCCATTATCCAAATTCAAATACCAATTGTCAATATTTTTATTTCAAACTATCATCAATTAAAAACAGGTTAATGCCGGACGTTTTTCACCCCAATAAAAGACTTGTTTTGTTCGTACAAAATCCGGTCTTCCTCGTTTACCTGCCCATCGCGGTTCAAATCGGCAGGGCTGTAAACATTTGAACTTCCGGTTTCGTAGGTAATCCGGTTTTGGTCGTTGACCGTAACCACGCCATTTTCATCGGCATCTCCTGCCGCAAGACCGAAATAGTATTCAGATAAAGACAATTGCGTTTTACCCATTGCCCTGCCTGCTTTGATGGTAAAATTATAGGGGTCGTAATTGGGCAGACTAATTGGATTGCTGCTCACCACTCCCACATGCCCGGGCGCTTTGATGCCTACATAATAGTTTCCCTTCGGAACTGACGGAAATTCGATAAAATCTTTTCCGTTTACATCCCTCAACATTCCGGTAATGCTCAAAAGTGCTGCCCTTCTTCCCACCGGCAGGTTCTCCCCTTCTTCAAACAGCTCAATCAATACCCAATCGCAAATATCAGCCTGTGGCGTTTCGGCAATTTCCCCGCCATCATAATCATGAGGGGAGGTATTGAATGGCTGATCAGCAGGTAACAGTCCGGATTGGGGTAATATTAAACTCATCGTGTTGGTCAGGGAATCAAAGCTGCCTTGCAGAAAAATTTTACCCCTGAATGTGGCGATGTCCAAACACTCACCCGGCATATTACTGTCCATCCATTCCAATCGCTGAATAATCCAGTTGCGCATCACGGCTATTTCTCCCGCATAGGTAGGGGGTGTTACGGGATTAGGCCAAACATAGTATCCAAGGGTAGGCCATCGTTCAAAATTGCGCTTTTGTGCTTCCGTCAACAGGCTGACCCACTCGTCCACTTTTGCCAGTACCGTATCGGTATGCAGCTTATTTTGACGCAAATCCTGCCATCGGCATTGGAGTTGATTGGTGTAATCGGAATCCTGCATGAGGCGGTTCCACCAAAACGGGATGGATTCGTTTGCCGAATAATACCAGTTTTGAGGCATCCATCCTTCGAGATAATCGGCATTGCCCAAACTGAGATTGAAATCCCAGACCGGCCCCATCGTCAGCCTGCCGTCTTTACTGTCTTTATCTTTGTAAAAAAACGTGCTCAGCCGGTAAGCATCAATATTTTTGCAGGCTTCGTTAATAATCCAGTAATCAATAAAAGACTGAACATTTGCAAATTGGCGATAGCCCGACACGGGTGAGGTAAATTCGTCCGAAATCAGCGCATCCTCAAAAGCGGTAACGTAGTTTCTGATATAATCTGCCTGTTGTGGTTGAAGTAAATCGAGTTCCGGTTCTTCGTATTGAAAATTAATAGGAGCACCATTGTTTGCCGGATACGGTGAAGTATAAGCATAAGTATCACCACCTGTTCCCCAGTCTATTTTAAGCATATATCCACCCGTGAGTTGGTCGCCTTCGACATCAGCAGGGGTCAGTTCTGCCATATCCACGCGGTTTTTGTCCCGTTTAATCTTTTCAATCAATACATACACTCCTTTGTAGTCGTTGTTAATCACCAATTCACAAAAACGGGTACGCATTGCCGCCAAATCAACGCTTTTTGCAAGATGGTAGGATAAGGCGTTACGCATCAGGGTCTTGTCGGAATAAGGCCCATGCAAAATCCAGTCATTTTCTTCGGGTAATCCGAGCAATGACACGTTCAGATTTGAACCATCTTCATGAACCGTTTCAAATCCATAGCCCTTTTTAGGAAAACTTTGCGAGGACGTTCCCCTGATTTCGATGGTAATTTTACCATCATACCCATTAAACGGGTCGGTCAGGAAATTGAGGCCGGATGCGTTGTCCACAATTCCCATATCTGCTTCTATTCTCGGACTGTCCACTATTTGCTGACC
This is a stretch of genomic DNA from Sphingobacteriales bacterium. It encodes these proteins:
- a CDS encoding dihydroorotate oxidase; translated protein: MVLPSLAALIGDIELDTCLYNASGARCTTAEELKAIAGSNAGAVLSKSCTSEYREGNPSPRYYETILGSINSMGLPNEGFRFYSDYAKQHKASSKKPYFVSVSGLSFEENVSIITQLSHETGIDAIELNLSCPNVPGKPQTGYDFEQVQRVLDAVCSISERPLGVKLPPYFDIIHFEQMADILKAYPLKFVTCINSIGNGLVIDAQTETVAIKPKNGYGGLGGDYVKPTALANVHQFYRLLPNQIQIIGCGGIKNGQDAFEHILCGASAVQIGTQFMREGTSCFMRIAQELQILMEAKGYKKLEDFKGKLKYI
- a CDS encoding ChaN family lipoprotein, which translates into the protein MYQTPFRLFTFLLICLTIPFLSMSNKSAYQVFTGNGDVSSYEHLLKEAMRADVILFGELHNNPICHWLQLELTQDLHQTKGDLLILGAEMFESDNQLLVDEYLKDMISKKSFEDEARLWKNYTTDYKPLLEFAKTNKLPFVATNIPRRYASAVFSGGMETLNRLSAEAKTYIAPLPIEIDLTLPGYQAMLNMGGHGAENSENMPKAQAVKDATMAYFIGKKWNKGKQFIHYHGTYHSNNYEGIVWYLKKQNPEIKILTIASVEQNNIQQLEEDHQKLADFILCIPSNMTKTH
- a CDS encoding MFS transporter; protein product: MGKSISEVKTPVFIKLMYALGQMGWSLAAYGIANLLIYYYMPPQTENNTSVFPAYIYQGAVFGFGTIIGLLAFSGRLFDAITDPLIANWSDRATYRFGKRRLLMLLGFIPFALFSFLIFIPLTPFTSSANVVWLFITVMFLYLFMTIYVVPYSALISELGHSPDDRLTISSLLSVTFALGYGIGTQVFTFQHLLEKHFLLSHVEAFRWVIAGYAVLAAILMAIPVIFVNEAKYCVSKPTNESPYAAIRSLLNNRNFKFFAVSDLMYWLALTFIQMGIAYYVSVLLQLDVQYSSMVLTGMLGLSFVFYVPVNILARKWGKKQLMVLSFAWFTILYFMLAFLGKYPFHSVTQIVLLGIFGSIPIAIFSILPNAVVADMVEADAIETGGQKAAIFFAARSFMMKMGISLANLIFPSLLLMGNSIENPTGIRTTAVVAAFFCMLGALFFYRYDEDETLRQAKLYRSQTYASSIDGKH
- a CDS encoding phosphotransferase encodes the protein MTEQTLIEKQLAELFINWCGKAPNIILPIPPSASYRRYFRLANDSHTAIGAYNSDLLENKAFLELSAHFRKKSLPVPEIYGASKDLSIYLQQDLGDLTLFDFIYPYRNRNSAFTPEMKQAYLDTLDALIDLQIKGFKDLDFSVCYPSEAFDKQSMMWDCNYFKYNFLKFLQIDFDQHALEEDFNNLTEFLLQAGNQFFMHRDCQARNIMLFNNRVYFIDYQGGRKGPLQYDLASLLYQARSNLTEDLREELLHYYLGKVSKILPDFDPTLFRHYYDGFVLLRCMQLLGAYGFRGLYERKQHFINSIPLAAANFKEIANRLNQNFSIPSILAVAESITGSKWLPVDKKKAENASLKVMIYSFSYRKGIPKFESEHGGGFVFDCRALQNPGRLEAYKYLNGLDKPVADFLKAQSQAEEWLSYIFELTDRSVEEYLERDFNTLTVAFGCTGGQHRSVFCAEELANHLSYKYGIKFEIIHSEQKNWLKN
- a CDS encoding 1-acyl-sn-glycerol-3-phosphate acyltransferase, producing MIIFRILYNIWSVFLFCLLVLIAIVVALLTAPLNERGRLRYLLRFCQFGIKTWAFLTGVKINIINSHFVDPEKEYVFVANHIANGDVIIMTAAIKNIFTAIGKKEVENIPFMGYLFKRVCVLVDRKDPEDRKKSVEEVKKRAKHGLSVTLFPEGTFTDEATVPLLPFHSGAFRIAVDLQLPIVPMVLINVRSLLTNNKLPVHPCTITCIYTEPIDITGLTHDDVPELKEKVFKRIEQMVIEHEPLFQHLKTPQLVQQD
- a CDS encoding NAD(P)-binding domain-containing protein; its protein translation is MIEHQLSRICIIGAGPSGITAVKNLLQVGFKNLVCYEKNEDIGGNWIYSPQVSHSSVFETTHIISSKKLSEYIDFPMPDDYPDYPSHEQLLKYFRSYARHFGVYNYIQFNTEVVKAEPVNEKRQWEITLHDGSKELFDFLIVANGHHWNPRIPVYPGNYSGQFLHSHEFKNNQAFKGKRVLVIGGGNSACDVAVETSRVSAFTAISMRRGYYIVPKFMFGKPSDIVHSRFIKIPRWIRLPLLKFTHRIIVGDMTMYGLQKPKHNILGAHPTANSELLYMLRHGKIHPRPDIEYFDGLTVHFKDGKAEDFDCIIAATGFNITFPFFDKKLIDYSSNEVPLYKRVFHPEFRNLFFIGLVQPMGCIWPLSDAHSRLVANYIAGNYQMPENINKEIEKDLKRIRKRYSESHRHTIEVEYHEHLHELYREIPAKAPKWGEVINERID